The DNA segment ctcaGTATCTTACTAGTTATTGTCTTTGCCTTTTAGCTTTCGATTCATATTTACTGTAACTTTGAGTTTACAAAACATCATTATCAAAAGTAATAACTGTAATCCTCTAAATTTCTTTCTGTGTTGcacttgtatagttcttttTATGTTAGTCATTATTGTTTCAACTTTTTACAAAACGTCAGTATCGAAAGTAATAACTTTAATCCtcttaggggttgtttggtagatGGATAgagttatatatgtattagtaatgtgagtattagttatgcaggttTTAATAATGTGAGTATTAGTTATACAAGTATTAGTAATAATGTGAGTATTAGTTATACAAGTATTAATAATGTGGGTATTAGTTATGCGGGAATTAGTAATGTGAGTATTATTAATGCAAGTATATAGctatgcatgtattagttatacaagTATTAGCTATGCAAGGTTTAATTATGAGTAAATTATTCCTTTGGTattgttttttatattaaaaatttataaaattatatatatttttataattataccGCTTCCTTATTTAACTTtgctttaattttctatttaaattaaaatatttctttaattatgTAGAAGAAGAAAGTAGTAAATGGAAGTGATAAgggtaattttgtcattttaattttttattcatgtattagcTATACACGTTTAATTATTTCACCTTCTACTCCACATAAATAATACACAAATTtcctcataacttatacatgtattagttatacaatTTTCAGAATTATCAAccaaatattgtattaattttatacataaataactttttttcttatccATCTACCAAGCActgtattaattatatacatgacTAACTTTTTTCTTATCCACCTACCAAacatttgttgggttttaaaaggtgtgaatggaaaatgaaaagttgcgacttttatgaagagttgtgattttgatgaaaagttgtgacttttatgaagagttgttacttttatgaaaagttgcgacttttatgaaaagttgcgacttttatgaaaggtggtgacctttccgaaagattgtgacttttccaaaggtttgtgacctttccggtaaggcacaataagaaccttttcacactaccctttgttttctataaattgaggaaatttctctcattttaataatagaatttttttggacttcttctactactaaatctagtattctaagtgtactttactgccgttgagtggctcgctgacaccagcgttttgggtatcaatacactggtgattgagatcattctatcctgggaggacgtattccaaatcaaacctcggatactagaggggaataatttccttaaggggacactgtgcattcagtgggcttgatcttttttctgtttttccagattctggaatacaagatgaacaacaatcttaaggaaattattatactgttggtatttcttgtattctactGATTGAGAGAAACAGATCATGGAAGTAGAAGTTTAAGGCATTACTTCTCCATAATTTGGTGCTTTGTTTAGCAAGGTCGAAGTGAGAATGtacagaaaaaaaattggtgctATTCTGGTTAAAGATTACACCaggtaaccttcttattattatctaaggaggaaaatagtttctaagagttaacaattttgattttttatcatgTGTATCTTTGGAAAAAGATTTGCAAACCATTTGTTGTGGAATGAATTTTTCTTGGCAAATAGTATTGCCTTTAAAATTCTGTAGTTTGCAAAATGAGAGatgcacatttttgtttgataaaatagtatgtcaaaatgttatagttggaagactatttgaaaagaaaaacatttctatgtgataaagaatatgtttaattttgtttggagactaaaaaaaaaaaaaaaacttttgtagttttgtactccatgtgaaatttgattgtgtctgatttttgtaggctaaaaacttttgtagtttattaCTCTGGATAAATCAGACTATGCAATTGgtttgaaaaattatgaaaacttcacataataagtcaatgttgtacttttgactttctataaacttactgttatatagaaacaaattgtacaaatttttttttgtctttattgttagtattctaaatactaagtggtatgtctattTGTGATAGATTGAAAAATACcagtgacttagagtttgtgattttgtgcctctatgaatgaactttgacactatgtaaatattgtcaaagagaattgaagcaatataattcttttgtagaataatatttccaaaagaggtttcatagtgccaatgacattttgatagtctggaaaaatatgtggaaaaactattttcaaatacttgaaaaatatttttgagatcatatttaaaatgtgggggttctttgcttatgataaagataaaattagacttggtgtctaatttaattttggagcaaaagatatgaaattcaatgatacttttgtattatgttagacccacaaaattcttggagtatattcggtattgtggttgttgagtttctctattactagtatatgatgtgactagtatgaaactaccaaattatatatatacttgttcaaaataattgtgttcttttatgaaaaagtgtcacttaaaatgttgtgatttttcatgaaaatatatgtctattataataaaagtatttgcatagacatgaatattggtgaatagtTATTCGTtatgttttgtaaaagaaacatttggattatattgcctttattggacctgatgaaactttgttcacgggtagttctataacaatcaaattgaaagtcATGGAAAGGTCCtgttaaaaaggacatttgacaaggtgatgactctaaacaatgtttgtgtcatacaaaattgtaagaaataggaACAAATATCTGTGAGAAAAAGCTACCTCGCGgagagcttttcaaactcaatatttttatttgttcttacttgcttgagtcaaactgtttgtgacatgaacacttgggacatgtcaattacaaaaccttgtaaggaaaattgatcaacttagaagttttgtctaactttgagtgcaataaataaaaaatgtcaagtttgtttGAAATCTAAGTATGTtgagcattcttataaatctgttgaaaggaattctaatcccttagaattgatttacactgacatttgtgatatgaagtcaacaccatctcatggtggaaaaaagtatttcgtaactttcattgacaattgcattagaaatgactatatatatttgctgaatggtaaggatgaagcaatagaaacgtctagacaatataatattgaagttgaaaatcagttgggaaaaagataagaagtaATAGGGATGGAGAGTATAAATCTcattttgcagaaatatgtttgaaaagtggaattatccatcaaactgctgccctattcacctcaatctaatggaaaaaaaaaactgaactttgaaggaaatgatcaatgcattacttataagttttggtttaccacaaaacttgtgtggagGAACTATCCTCAATgcaaaagggaacaacaaaaagttttgccttttcataaagaaagcaatggaaaattttgtttttccaggacacaatctattccatatgagaaatggaaatgaaggaaatccaacttgaaacatttcaaagtgtgggggtgtctagccaaagtccaagttcctattcCTAAAACGATTAAAATGGGACCTAAGATAGTGGACTGTTATattagacttgagtagtctagtgaaaggtctaaacgaccttggaaagaacaaaagtagaatgtacttaataaagataTTCCAAGGTGTAGTAACTGTCAAAGGACATCTACTTTCTTCGAATATGActttgtaacatttcttgtgtCTTCTGTAGACTTATCCTTTTGGACAGATGGTGTTAATAGTGAGATTGGTCCAATCTTGAGCAATCCTATTggaagttggttgatcttcccacaggaaataaacttttgggttcaaagtgaatcctcaaaggaaaatgaaagtcgatgGAACTGTTGACAGATAAAAAGCAAGACAAAAACAAGGTCTTGATCTTTTCGACACATGCTCGCcagtaactagaattacattcaTTTGGATGTTAGTTGTATTAGTTGTggtatatgacctccaaattcatcaaatgaatgtgaaaacaactctcttaaatggagaattggaggaagaaatttacatgaaaCAACTCGAGGGTTTTGTGGttcttggtaaagaaaagaaagtgtgcgaacttgttaagttattttatggactaaaacaagcgcccaaacaatgacataagatatttgaccaaactatgttggtaaatggatttaagaatgatggaagtgataaatgtgtttacattaaaatcactaggtcattgtttgtttgtataattggtgatatgttgatcatcaatagagacactaatgacataaatgctactaaacgtATGTTAGAAAAGCAAGTTTGGAATGAAAAATCTTGAAGTTGCTGATGcgatcttaggtataagaatccttagaactccaagatgtttagcattgtcacggtctcattacattgaaaaagtacttgactagttcaaatatttggattttaatattgtcaagactccaataatgTGAGCTTTacacttcaaaagaatgaaggtgaaagtgactcataaTTGGATTATActagagtattgggaagtatgatgtatatcaaaAAGTGTACGCGATCAGATATAGCTTGTGCTAATAataaactgagtcggttcacaaATAATCCCAATtaaactcattggatgaaaatgaaaagagttttggggtatttaaaacatactcaaaactatgtcttgcattatacaaatatcatacaatattgaaaggatatagtgatgtaAATTGGATCACCGGGATCAAATAgagtaaaatccacgagtggatatgtatttactcttggtggaggagcagtctcttggaaattttccaaaaaagacatgtattgctagctctacaatgatctctgagctaggtgctctagataaggtcggtgaataaattgaaagactccggaatttcttgatagatattctttttgacccaaacctttggcatcagtatgcatacactttgatagtcaagatgcaataggtagggcatggagaATGATGTATAACGGAAAGTCTAGTCATATAGGACATAGACAAGATAtcgttagaaaactactctctagtggaattatcagaattgactatgtaacgtcaaaggataatgtgtcggatccacttacaaaaaggcctaactagagagaaagtttaaagatcatctaagggaatgggtttacggcttaggacaagtcatcatggcggtaactctatctagcagactggagatcccaagagctagattcaaggagaaaaacaaagttgtgactgacggttcgacattgtcaacaaactcaatccattctcatgatgaagacaatgctcaggaacaaggatacaacattaaggcttgttaatgagttactaaagcttaatgtttttaatgatttgctaagtttggcagatttgaccaaatagtgtatctacgcgataacacggttagaaatcacctatgtgggtgtgaagtgtaagccgctttaAAGAGAATTATTGTCAAAAgcctattctctatacactcatgaaaccaggaggtgttcatggctgaaacgaacacaaccgtaagaaccataaacggtaaagggttaattgtgtgacatatggttgtctaggtatacaccaaagctcgacggttcaacgATATCGCATCTatcgattgaccgagtatatccgacatatgttcactacgaaaagtccaaggggaaacctacttatccaaatgcaattaattcttgcttgtaaagtacccatacttgtccgtttctttgtcttggagtcattccccattcatgcgggggattgttgggttttaaaaggtgtgaatggaaaatgaaaagttgcgacttttatgaggagttgtgactttgatgaaaagttgtgacttttatgaagagttgttacttttatgaaaagttgcgacttttatgaaaagttgtgacttttatgaaaggtggtgacctttccgaaagattgtgacttttccaaaggtttgtgacctttccggtaaggcacaataagaaccttttcacactaccctttgttttctataaattgagaaaattcctctcattttaataatataatttttctggacttcttctactactaaatctagtattctaagtgtactttactgccatTGAGTGGCTTgctgacaccagcgttttgggtatcaatacactggtgattgagatcattctatcctgggaggacatattccaaatcaaacctcggatactagaggggaataatttccttaaggggacactgcgcattcagtgggcttgatcttttttctgtttttccagattctggaatacaagatgaacaacaacattgtgttaattatatacatgaataattttttttcttatccacCTACCAAATGGCGTATAAGTTATACGGACTCTAATATATGGATAAAGCTTGTGTTTATCCtgctaccaaatgaccccttaatTTCTCTGTGTGTTGTacttgtatagttcttttcatgttagttATTACTGTACCAACTTTTTGAGCTTTctgtaaaattattaaataacatTATTGTCATATCACATAAAATTGTTAGAGAAGTCacatttatttaataatcattttttattgattaaatgaaaatttgGTAAAAGGAATATCTTATTCATTTTGTTATTAGTTTAGtatatctaaaaataaaatcaataaatcaataatatgtacaccaaatcaaaccgaCCAATACACATAAAGAATTAGGTTTTGGTTGGTGGACTAATGCGGTTCCACTGGTACTCACTACTCAGTGTGTCTTCCactatgaaaaattaaaaaaaaagacacgaTAAAAAGTAGCAGAAATAATTGAACCAAATGTACCAATCcacaaaaaaaccaaaaaaacaaaaatggaagctccaaatttcataaaattgttctatttcttcacattttttcttaccattttattcataattacaTCTGTTAATAGCCAATCACAATGCAATGATACAATAGCTAAGTGTAATGAAGATATGGAGTTTTTAATGGAATCTGAAATTAGCAAAAGATTTCttgcagaaagaaaaaaatatatttctcctGGAGCTTTGAAAAGAGATCAACCGGTTTGTAACGGCGGCGGAAGCGGTCAACCGTATTCGCGGAGCTGCCTTCCGCCGCCGTCGAATCCGTATAGTAGAGGTTGTTCTAAGTATTATCGTTGTAGAGATGATCCTGAATGAGTATatgaattttatgtttatatttgtgTCTACTTATACTTATTATAATGTTGTATTGTTGttgtgatttatgaatgaattttgCTTTTGGTGGGACCATTTTTCGATTTGCGCGTATTATCTTTGTGTAGAGGTCATATTATTTTTCTCTGTATCGTTTCAATTTTATCATATGTGTGCGATGGAAAGTTttggtgttgttgttgatggaTTCATTTTTTGAGTCACTACTTAAGTAGTTACTAGAGGCGGATTAGGATTTTGagtttatgtattttaaatttcgatttgattttttctgtttactGAATTTTCCTCAGATTAGTTATgcatattaagtgaatttgtTAATAGCTAAAGTTATTGAGTTTTGCTGAACTGATAGCTTCTATGATGGATCTGCTCATCTTAGTTACACTTGTGAAGTTTTTAATTGGATGATAACTAGGATAAAGATATTTTCTGGGATCGATGTTTTTGATTggtaaatgaaaaataagattTAGCAAATCAAGTTATAGTAGTTGGATGAAAATTTTTAGTATTACATATTGGTCAATGCTCAGCTTGTTAATTTCATGGATCAGGTATTAAGTAACTCTAATAAATATATGTTAGGGTAACACAAATCCTGCATATGTTAGTCCATGATCAAGTCAAAATTGATCACGAGTTTAAGCTATGAGACTTTCAGATTTGAGGTTCTCATGTAAACTTTGAAGATGATGCTGAAATTCATCAAAGAAATTATCGATGTCTAAGTCATGATTATAAAACTCCAACTGTGATTTTGACTCCGACTCCttgtatgttgaattgttaGGTGTATGTACATGTATCAATTAATTAAGTGAATTTTGTTAGGGTAAGatcaatttaataaaagaaaaaaacaatttgagCCGCGTCTTAAATAAGctacaataatttttaatatactgAAATAGATCAGATATATATGAGCTTATATACATCGATTGATGgtgaaaaaaaacatttatacGATCAGTCATTATAATTATAGGTAAATCTCTATAACAAACATTAATCCATACACAAGCTTTGTGCTATTGAAGCTAATATAAGCTCTTAAGATCTTATTGCATTTCTAGTGTGTTAGTAGAGATGACAATCagttaaacttaaaataaaatataacccATCCAATCCGTTCAAAATTTCACATAGGGAAGAGTTGTATTTATTAATGGGCTTATAAGATGGGCAATGCTCAACTTGACCCGCAATATCCCAATAGCCCAAATTGACCCGTTACTCAACCCAAACATGACCCGTTACAAGTCAAGGTCAACTTCACAACTCACAAGAAATAATGAGATAACAAAgcaaattactatttttttattccatCGTGTTtgcaaaatattaattatttcaagtttaacaAAATTAGAagtatctcttttttttaattatttatatcaaatcaatgaattataatatttgttatcAATTCATTTATTAGAGTAGTACGTACGGAGTAACAAATTgtgaattataatatttgttatcAATTCATTTATTATAGTACGCTCTAACCAATTGTACTTcatccgtctcaatttatgcagcaatttttgaattttgagattcaaataaatttttcattaactgtaattttttatatatattgaattatcaattattgtgacttattatattttttacacagttttaaatatgttaattaAGGTTTCATACCCCATTTTATGATCAAATTAAACTATTCAACTCTTAAAATTCGAATTGTATCACGTAAATTGGGATTGAGTATTGAATTCCATGTACTCACAGGGAGATGTGAGTTGGAGAGGTACAATCTGTGGGTCCCATATTTCCATTGTTTTTAAGGTACTAGGTAGGTGTGTACAATATAAATAAGTAGTACTAGGTACTTTTATAAATGagcaaaataatataatactcCATCTTATCATAAATAAAGAAGTTTTCAACTAGTCcctatgtttcaatttatttttctggTTTTTAACTTgaacacgaagtttaagaaagtaaagaacaCTTCTAGATCTCCTAGTATTGATTTAAGATACGTAGAATGTAccaaagttacaaaaaataGTTGCCAAAAGAGGAAAACGACATTCATTTTTGAAACGGACAAGAGAGTAAAgcaagacaaataaattgaaacagatagATTATTTCTATATATCTATGAGCAGTAGTTGACCTTAACAAACTCATCTATCTGTTTAAGGCTCTTAAAACTgataacaattatattcaacaAGCATTGTGGAGTTCTAAAGCTGAATTTCGACAATGGATTATGATCTATTGAGTGAGAAAAAGGCGTTTGATGATTCAAAAGCCGGTGTTAAGGGACTAGTTGATGCTGGAATTGTCGATATTCCACGAATTTTTATTAGGCCACCTGATGAACTTGTTGATGAATTGAATCAATGCAAGTTACAGGTTCCAGTTGTGGATTTCAGTGGCATAGAAACTCAGGATCGGCGTAAGAAGATAGTTGATGAAGTGAAGGAAGCATCAGAGAAGTGGGGATTTTTCCAGCTGATAAGTCATGGAGTTCCTTCGAGTGTTTTGGAAGGAATGATTGATGGTACTCGTAAATTTCATGAGCAAGATGTTGAAGTAAAGAAAGAGTACTATTCGCGTGATAGAACAACACGAAGAGTTAGATATGAGAGCAATCTTCATTTGTATCAATCACACACCGCGAATTGGAGGGATACGTTGAACATTTCTATGATACTTACTGGTCATATTGAACCTGAAGAAATACCGGTAGTTTGCAGGTAACTAACTATATCTATGCTTATGTGTGCTCTCGAATTGCAATTCTTTATGTGTCCTGTTTTATGCCTGCAGGGCATTGAAtttttagtaagaacatatgtactttttcaaaaaaatgttcGTAGTGATTAATCTAGCAGTCCTCGAGGCGTCTAGCAGAGTAGAACTGTTGAAAAATATGCATAGCGGAAGCATTTCAGAATCATACTCCTTAATGAATAATAGCTAACATAGCAAAGTGAACAAATATCTTCCAGTAGGTTGGACACCAGTTATGTGGTCTTCTGTAGTGATCCCAAATTAATACCCGAACTCTTTCAATACTTGGGTGAGAAAACCTCGTTCGTTATAGCAATTGGCCTCATGATACATGATCAACAGTACTCTGAAAAGATTCCGTCTTTACGATTATTTGACATGTTAGACAGGGTTATCTAAACTTAGTTATGACTGATGTTTTCTTAATAATGTCCAGGAATGCATCCATTAAGTACATCAATTATGTTAGAAAACTTGGAGACACACTTCTTAACTTACTATCAGAAGCTCTTGGGCTAAAACCGGACTACTTGAAAGCGATGGAATGTGACAAAGGTAAAACATTGGTATGCCATTACTACCCGGCATGCCCACAGCCAGAGATAACTCTTGGTACCGATAAGCACACAGATCCTGATTTTCTCACCATTCTGCTACAAGATCAAAGTGGTGGCGCCCTGCAAGTCGTGCATGATAACCAATGGGTCGATGTTGAACCGATTGAAGGAGGCTTGGTTGTTAATATTGGTGACTTTCTTCAGGTTTGCAACAAAACACACTCCTAATATTTAGTgataatgttaaaaaatagacCTGAATTGTCAATGTTTTTGCGAGTTCCCTTCCTGAACTATCATGTGTTTGCGTTTTCTACTTGAACTATCATGTGTTTGCGATTTCTACTTGAACTATCaccaactatttatcaaaacacatTTCAACTGGTATCTAATGGTGCGTGGTGGTGTACACTCTCTTTCTTGGTTTAAAATAGTGCCAATGGAACTCCTAGCGGATAACTAAAGAAACTAGTTGTACTTTTTTTGTAAGAGACAAATGGTCAAAAACACACTTGAAGTATCCTTTTTTGCGAGTTTCCCACCTGAACTGTTAGGTGTGTTTGTGTTCTCTACCTGAACTACCACCAACTATTCATGAAAGCCAGCTGCCATGTGGGCGAAATTTCATGGACAAATTAAGTTGTCACGCGCCTTTTAGCGATTGTATTCAAACACTTGGACTAGTGTATCGAATAAATAGTTGGTGATAGTTCAGATAGGAAATGCAAACACCTAATAGTTCATATAGTAAACGTGCAAAAAAGTGATATTTCAGGTATGCTTTTGACCATTACCTCTAATATTTATCTTCATATTTCACAAATTGTAACTTATCTCAatctgttttttcttttaacagATCCTATCAAATGACAAGTTTGTAAGTGTAAATCATAGAGTTGTAGCAAATAAGATAGGACCAAGGATATCAGTGGCATGCTTCTTCCATGGTGCTTTTGAACCTCCAAAGCTGTATGGTCCAATTAAAGAGCTCATATCAGAAGAAAATCCCCTCCTGTATAAAGAATTTCTTGTGAAAGATTACATGGCTAAGTTTTTCTCCAGGCCAGTTCATAAGTCTGGTCTTGATCTTCTaagaatgtgaaaaaagtgaccgAGCACCATGTCGTGGAAACCACCATAAACCTTCAGAAAAAAGGTGTAGGGTGCTTACAGTCTGATCAACTCCCGACCCTCTTGTCATGTACAATAATGTTTTCCAATTATTG comes from the Solanum stenotomum isolate F172 unplaced genomic scaffold, ASM1918654v1 scaffold12964, whole genome shotgun sequence genome and includes:
- the LOC125850016 gene encoding deacetoxyvindoline 4-hydroxylase-like; translation: MDYDLLSEKKAFDDSKAGVKGLVDAGIVDIPRIFIRPPDELVDELNQCKLQVPVVDFSGIETQDRRKKIVDEVKEASEKWGFFQLISHGVPSSVLEGMIDGTRKFHEQDVEVKKEYYSRDRTTRRVRYESNLHLYQSHTANWRDTLNISMILTGHIEPEEIPVVCRNASIKYINYVRKLGDTLLNLLSEALGLKPDYLKAMECDKGKTLVCHYYPACPQPEITLGTDKHTDPDFLTILLQDQSGGALQVVHDNQWVDVEPIEGGLVVNIGDFLQILSNDKFVSVNHRVVANKIGPRISVACFFHGAFEPPKLYGPIKELISEENPLLYKEFLVKDYMAKFFSRPVHKSGLDLLRM